CCGCGCACAGTGTCCATGTGATGCCTCTTGTGATGAATGCGAACTTCGATCCGGCGGTGGCGGCCGCCGTGCTACGTGAGGAGACCGTTCGGTCCGCACTGGCGGCGAAGATCGCGCGACTGGTTCTCAGCGAGAATTTCGACGGCGTGCAGTTGGACTTCGAGGGCCTCGACAGCACGACGCGAGACGGTTACACGGCGCTCGCCAGAACACTGGCCGCGCAGTTGAGCCGCTACGGAAAGCGCCTTGCCGTCACCGTGGCGGCGCCGGTGTACGCTATCGGCCCAATCGACCAGAAACCCTCCGCTTGGCTGGCGACGCCGCGTTCCGAGGGGTTCGACTACGCGAAGCTGGGCGCGGCGGCGGATTTTGTGACGTTGATGGCCTACGACCAATACGCCACCGCCGACGCGGCGGGTCCCGTGGCGGGTTTCGAATGGGTGGATGCGTGTATCCGCAAGGCGCTCGAATGGATCCCGGCCGGCAAGCTGACGCTGGGGCTGCCGTTCTACCACCGGCGTTGGGCAGGTGCGCGGATCGCGACCGGTTCGTGGGCCGAAGCGCAGGCGGAAGCAATCCGGGAGAACGCTCCCACGGAGTGGCATCCGATGCACCAGGAGCCGTTCATCCGGTTCGAGCGCGCCGGCGTCGCGAATGTCGTCTGGTTCCACAATGCAGCGAGCCTGGAGCGGCGCCTGGAACTGGCGCGGCGGTACGGGTTGCGTGGGTTTTCCGCGTGGCGGTTGGGGCAGGAGGATCCCGCGGTATGGCCGCGATTGTTCGAGCGGAAGGGAGTGCTCGCGGCATGGCGTTGAGACTTCGATTTCTATGCTTCGCCGCGGCTGCGTTGATGGCAGCCCCTCCGATTGAGACGCATCAAAAGATTGTGCGCGTGCCGGCCGATACGGAGATCGATCTGCGTCTTCGGCATACGCTGTCTTCGGCAGAGTCCAAGACCGATGAACGCATCGAGTTCGAAGTGGTGGACGAAGTGCGGCTGGGCGACGTCATTGTGATTCCACGCGGGAGCCTGGCCTGGGGCGTACTCACCGCCGTTGAGCCTAAGAGCCGGCTGCGGAAGAACGGCAAAATCGACCTGGATTTGCAGGCCGTTTGCCTGCCGGACGGATCGGCGGCGGCGCTGCGGGCGGTTCAGCGTGGCATGATCAACCGCGGCGCGATCGACACCAACGTCAGCGACAGCGTGCTCGCGCTGCCCGCGCTACCGGTGCTGCTGTTCCTGTATGGCAAGGACATCACGATTCCGAAGGGCCGCGAGTTCACCGCCTATCTGGCCGAAGACATCCAACTGGACCGTGCCGGCCTCGAAGACCCGCGACCCGGCGTGTGCACGCCCGGCGTGGACCCGTTCGCCGCGCCACAGCCGGCGGAGGACGTGCTTTCCACGGTGGACGTGAGGTCGAACCCGGATGGGGCGGAAATCGTGGTGAACGGCAGGTTTATGGGCTTTACGCCGGCGACGCTTCGTCTGGCGGCGGGCGAGCATCAGGTGAAACTGCTGAAGCCCGGCAAGGCCACCTGGGAACGGCTGCTGGTGGTGACACCGGGCGGCGAAACCAGAATTCAAGCCGCGATGGAGGACACCCTCGTTGTCTCGCGATAGGAGCACCCGCATGCGTCAATCACTCGCAATTCTTCTTGCCACTCTGCTTGGCATGCCGCTGACAGCCCAGGAGGGCGGCCTTCGTCTGGTCGTGCTGCAGGGCGAGGGCGCGGTGAACAATATCCGCCGCCGAGCCGTGAGTCCGGTGGAGGTTGAAGTGCGCGACGCACGCAACCGTCCGGTGGAGGCGGCCAAGGTTCGCTTCACACTGCCGGAACTGGGGCCCGGAGGACGGTTCGTCGACGGGTCGCGAACGCTCGAAGCGCTCACCGATGCGCGTGGGCGCGCCGGTTTCTCGTCGTTCGTGCCAAACGGGCAAGAGGGCCGTTTCAGCCTCGCTGTCGACGTCAACGCAGCGGGTCGCGAGGCCGGCACGGCCATCGTGCAGTCAAACAGCCTCTTTCAGTTCAAGGCGCCCCGGCTTGACGAACCCGAAGTGAAACGCACCAATCGCGGGAGGGCGCTGATGCTCGTGCTCGGCATCGGCGCGGCGGCCACGCTGGGCGGCGTACTTGCCAGCCGGGGCGGCGGCGGTCCGCAAACGCCGCCGGTTTCGATCGGTGTGGGCGGGGTGGGCGTGGGAGGGCCTCGTTGACGCGTTGGTCCATCCTGGCGCTTCCCGCAGCGCTCGCGGCACAGGTGACCTTGGGTGGGTCGCATACGGGATTCGTGTTCGATGAACTGCGGCATGAGATCCGGCCGGTCATCGGCGAGCCGGGCGCCGCATACCTGGGCGCG
This DNA window, taken from Bryobacteraceae bacterium, encodes the following:
- a CDS encoding glycosyl hydrolase family 18 protein, with the translated sequence MRAAGVILVALAAASTSGAERPLAQFYYVSDNAALRSLEANIDSIGLLSPAWIEVDPSGGLTTSIEPRVMELAAAHSVHVMPLVMNANFDPAVAAAVLREETVRSALAAKIARLVLSENFDGVQLDFEGLDSTTRDGYTALARTLAAQLSRYGKRLAVTVAAPVYAIGPIDQKPSAWLATPRSEGFDYAKLGAAADFVTLMAYDQYATADAAGPVAGFEWVDACIRKALEWIPAGKLTLGLPFYHRRWAGARIATGSWAEAQAEAIRENAPTEWHPMHQEPFIRFERAGVANVVWFHNAASLERRLELARRYGLRGFSAWRLGQEDPAVWPRLFERKGVLAAWR
- a CDS encoding PEGA domain-containing protein, producing the protein MALRLRFLCFAAAALMAAPPIETHQKIVRVPADTEIDLRLRHTLSSAESKTDERIEFEVVDEVRLGDVIVIPRGSLAWGVLTAVEPKSRLRKNGKIDLDLQAVCLPDGSAAALRAVQRGMINRGAIDTNVSDSVLALPALPVLLFLYGKDITIPKGREFTAYLAEDIQLDRAGLEDPRPGVCTPGVDPFAAPQPAEDVLSTVDVRSNPDGAEIVVNGRFMGFTPATLRLAAGEHQVKLLKPGKATWERLLVVTPGGETRIQAAMEDTLVVSR